From Afipia carboxidovorans OM5, one genomic window encodes:
- a CDS encoding TIGR02594 family protein, producing MIRTVMVAALALACVSATAEARPRHYRAQPVNHCVETGTVLHPVCGSTSFSVEKINTSRSDRRGVPDRRVVATSFGGGGIVAYARTQIGNGAIYGRRNLWCARFMNYVLERTGYRGTGSDMARSFASYGRRISGPQVGAIAVMSRGRRGGHVGVVSGVDAHGNPIIISGNHNRRVAEAVYPRGRVYAYVMPAD from the coding sequence ATGATCCGCACCGTTATGGTGGCGGCGCTCGCGCTTGCCTGCGTCTCCGCGACTGCTGAAGCTCGCCCGCGGCATTACCGGGCTCAGCCCGTCAATCACTGCGTCGAGACAGGCACCGTCCTGCATCCGGTGTGCGGCAGCACCTCTTTTTCCGTCGAGAAAATTAACACGAGCCGCAGTGATCGTCGGGGCGTCCCCGATCGGCGCGTCGTCGCGACGTCATTCGGTGGCGGCGGCATAGTCGCTTACGCCCGCACCCAGATCGGCAACGGTGCGATCTACGGCCGGCGCAATCTCTGGTGCGCGCGCTTCATGAACTACGTTCTCGAGCGGACCGGATACCGCGGCACAGGATCTGATATGGCGCGCTCGTTTGCGAGCTATGGGCGCCGCATCTCTGGCCCGCAGGTCGGCGCGATCGCCGTGATGTCGCGCGGCCGCCGCGGCGGTCATGTTGGCGTGGTGAGCGGCGTCGATGCTCACGGCAACCCCATCATCATTTCCGGCAACCACAACCGGCGCGTGGCCGAGGCGGTTTATCCGCGCGGCCGTGTCTACGCTTACGTGATGCCGGCAGACTGA
- a CDS encoding PAS domain-containing protein, with translation MGWTVKHPSNQEFFAYWDKARGHAAAPDRNTLAPEPIRHLLSDIFVLAYEPWAGYPFRIAGTRLCARLGRDVKGESFTALFTGEAHREMEDLVGIVAEETLPTVAGVTAMTSDGGLLPLELLLLPFSPRAHTPLSLTGQIVALGDVTGTLSQFSLTSWRHIQPDPGPRGPRILRKIEIARGLLVYEGLR, from the coding sequence ATGGGTTGGACCGTGAAGCATCCATCAAATCAGGAATTCTTCGCTTATTGGGACAAGGCGCGGGGGCACGCCGCCGCACCCGACCGCAACACCCTTGCCCCTGAGCCGATCCGCCACCTGCTCAGCGACATCTTCGTCCTCGCTTACGAGCCCTGGGCCGGATACCCGTTCCGCATCGCAGGCACCCGCCTTTGTGCGCGGCTCGGCCGCGACGTGAAGGGCGAAAGCTTCACCGCCCTTTTCACCGGCGAGGCCCATCGGGAGATGGAGGATCTGGTCGGCATCGTGGCCGAAGAAACACTGCCGACCGTGGCAGGCGTCACCGCGATGACGAGCGATGGCGGCCTCTTGCCCCTCGAACTTCTGCTGCTGCCTTTTTCTCCCCGCGCCCATACCCCGCTCAGCCTCACCGGCCAGATCGTGGCGCTGGGCGATGTAACGGGAACGCTGTCGCAGTTCAGCCTCACCTCCTGGCGGCATATCCAGCCGGACCCCGGTCCACGCGGCCCCCGCATCCTGCGAAAGATCGAAATCGCGCGCGGCCTCCTGGTCTATGAGGGACTGCGCTAG
- a CDS encoding glycoside hydrolase family 19 protein codes for MTNTATPAREFFRVPIDVMEKIFPRASGDILQAFVEKQDVLSAVGVDGTRQRLAYLFANLHAETSGFALKGLTENINYTAARMAQVWDNRFSSAAAVQAKYGTAPGWQKKAFDDIYGNRMGNRPGTSDGSRYIGRGGPQITGRDGYDQIGRRIGVDLVSSPERACEAALQPDIAAAFWDWKGMNRYADAGDFLGCVKAWNGGTNGLAERQAQLVRITGILQGVKIELAPPVTKPPAAPVIENDTKPSVWAAFFMAIANIFRRNQA; via the coding sequence ATGACCAACACGGCCACGCCGGCGCGCGAGTTCTTTCGCGTGCCGATCGATGTCATGGAAAAAATCTTTCCGCGCGCCTCGGGAGACATCCTGCAGGCATTCGTCGAAAAGCAGGATGTTCTCTCTGCCGTCGGCGTTGATGGAACGCGCCAGCGCCTTGCCTATCTGTTCGCCAACCTTCACGCGGAGACATCGGGCTTCGCGCTGAAGGGCCTGACGGAGAACATCAACTACACGGCGGCACGAATGGCGCAGGTGTGGGATAACCGATTTTCATCGGCAGCGGCTGTGCAGGCCAAGTACGGCACCGCGCCGGGCTGGCAGAAAAAGGCGTTCGACGACATCTATGGCAACCGGATGGGTAACCGGCCCGGCACGTCGGACGGCTCACGCTATATCGGCCGCGGTGGTCCGCAAATCACGGGGCGGGATGGCTACGATCAGATCGGCCGGCGTATCGGCGTTGATCTTGTCTCGAGCCCGGAGCGGGCCTGCGAGGCCGCGCTGCAGCCGGATATCGCCGCAGCATTTTGGGATTGGAAGGGGATGAACCGCTACGCAGACGCTGGCGACTTCCTCGGCTGCGTCAAGGCGTGGAATGGCGGGACAAATGGGCTTGCCGAGCGACAAGCGCAACTCGTGCGCATCACCGGCATCCTGCAGGGTGTGAAGATCGAGCTCGCCCCGCCGGTCACGAAGCCGCCGGCGGCGCCGGTGATTGAGAACGACACCAAGCCGTCCGTCTGGGCGGCTTTTTTCATGGCGATCGCGAACATCTTCAGGAGGAACCAAGCATGA